One genomic window of Podarcis muralis chromosome 9, rPodMur119.hap1.1, whole genome shotgun sequence includes the following:
- the TIFA gene encoding TRAF-interacting protein with FHA domain-containing protein A: MASFETEDTEETVTCLHIKVYHPSQMEKNVFQAFHFCQPHHVKVDDLVKFGRDGQVCRFNFVDGRASRIQFALQCFRHFNSSKLGFEIKNLSKKTKLFVDLAELAYLNKVELQETCMVCFGEYQMLLEKEEGQSDKYFDIRFELSKTPMLQPKNLSWREPIPECGFSCAESPVEIDETEEMGNALHEKWTY; the protein is encoded by the coding sequence ATGGCCAGCTTTGAAACTGAAGATACAGAAGAGACTGTGACCTGTCTCCATATCAAAGTCTATCATCCAAGTCAAATGGAAAAGAATGTGTTCCAAGCCTTCCACTTTTGCCAGCCACATCACGTGAAAGTAGATGACCTAGTGAAGTTTGGAAGAGATGGTCAGGTCTGCCGCTTTAACTTTGTAGATGGACGGGCCTCACGTATTCAGTTTGCTCTGCAGTGTTTCAGACACTTCAACAGCTCAAAGCTGGGTTTCGAGATTAAGAATTTGAGCAAGAAGACAAAGCTGTTTGTGGATCTCGCTGAACTGGCTTACCTGAATAAGGTTGAGTTGCAAGAGACATGCATGGTTTGCTTTGGAGAGTACCAAATGCtattggaaaaagaagaaggacaGTCAGATAAGTATTTTGACATCCGCTTTGAATTATCAAAAACACCCATGTTGCAGCCAAAAAACTTGTCTTGGCGGGAACCTATACCTGAATGTGGCTTTTCATGTGCTGAATCTCCAGTTGAGATAGATGAGACGGAAGAAATGGGAAACGCCCTCCATGAGAAATGGACTTACTAG